From the genome of Fusobacterium varium, one region includes:
- the abgT_9 gene encoding Aminobenzoyl-glutamate transport protein, which produces MSPEEDRGLKFAAIGFVVSFAIIALLSIPSWGPLRNPNTGLLLLGWSPLLSAIVPVICFIFFIPGLFYGVAAGKIKNDKDLMSLLFKALDGFGAFIVLCFFSSIFISWFAYSQLGTIIAAEGGKFLSKVGLTGIPLIIAFIFFCAFANLFIGSMTSKYVLLAPIFLPMLHKMGISPELAQLAYRLGDSSTNVISPLMSYFALILIYCNKYNKKFGLGDLITYMIPHAITILVSSIIFFGIWITFNLPIGFGTTNFL; this is translated from the coding sequence TTGAGTCCTGAAGAGGATAGAGGTCTTAAATTTGCAGCCATTGGATTTGTTGTTTCATTTGCAATAATTGCACTCTTATCAATTCCATCATGGGGACCATTAAGAAATCCTAACACTGGTCTTCTTCTTTTAGGCTGGAGTCCTCTTTTATCAGCAATAGTTCCTGTAATTTGTTTTATCTTTTTTATACCAGGATTATTCTATGGTGTTGCAGCTGGTAAAATTAAAAACGATAAAGATTTAATGTCTTTATTATTTAAAGCATTAGATGGTTTTGGTGCTTTTATAGTTTTATGTTTCTTCTCATCTATATTTATTTCTTGGTTTGCGTATAGCCAATTAGGAACTATTATTGCAGCTGAAGGAGGAAAATTCCTTTCTAAAGTAGGACTTACTGGAATTCCACTAATTATTGCATTTATATTTTTCTGTGCTTTTGCTAATTTATTTATTGGGTCTATGACTAGTAAATATGTTCTTTTAGCTCCAATATTTTTACCTATGCTTCACAAAATGGGAATATCTCCTGAATTAGCTCAATTAGCTTATAGATTAGGAGATTCATCTACAAATGTAATTTCACCTCTTATGAGCTATTTTGCTCTTATATTAATTTACTGTAATAAATACAATAAAAAATTTGGCCTTGGGGATCTCATTACATATATGATACCTCATGCAATAACTATTCTTGTTTCAAGTATCATCTTCTTTGGAATATGGATTACTTTC
- the abgT_10 gene encoding Aminobenzoyl-glutamate transport protein has translation MSETNLNKKGILGKIAIIANRLPHPVTIFIIFSITIAILSVILSKMGISVEIETINRSTKAIELKTFAVKNLLDSEGIRWIFESAVENFISFEPLGVVLFFSLFFNFLNEVGLFPSFLKKL, from the coding sequence ATGTCAGAAACAAATTTGAACAAAAAGGGAATTCTGGGAAAAATAGCTATTATCGCTAATAGACTTCCCCACCCTGTAACCATCTTTATTATTTTCTCAATTACTATTGCTATATTATCTGTTATTCTTTCAAAAATGGGAATATCAGTAGAAATAGAAACCATAAATCGTTCTACTAAAGCAATAGAATTAAAAACTTTTGCAGTGAAAAATCTTTTAGATTCAGAAGGAATAAGATGGATATTTGAATCAGCAGTTGAAAACTTTATATCATTTGAACCTTTAGGAGTAGTTCTTTTCTTTTCATTGTTTTTTAATTTTTTAAATGAAGTAGGTTTATTCCCTAGTTTTCTAAAAAAGCTATGA
- a CDS encoding RNA polymerase sigma factor, sigma-70 family — protein MPRGKKRRCCRVLEDEIIFKPAGIPMSELEIIEMELDELEAVRLSDYENKSQIEAGEIMNVSRGTIQRLLTSGRKKILDGLLHSKAIKLKNTYSNYKGEKIKNGDDENE, from the coding sequence ATGCCTAGAGGTAAAAAGAGAAGATGTTGTAGAGTATTGGAAGATGAGATTATATTTAAACCTGCAGGAATACCCATGTCAGAATTAGAAATAATAGAAATGGAACTAGATGAATTAGAAGCAGTAAGATTATCAGATTATGAAAATAAAAGTCAGATTGAAGCAGGAGAAATAATGAATGTATCAAGAGGCACTATACAAAGATTATTAACTTCTGGAAGAAAAAAAATATTAGATGGACTTTTACATTCAAAAGCAATAAAGTTAAAAAATACATATTCAAACTATAAAGGTGAGAAAATAAAAAATGGAGATGATGAGAATGAGTAA
- a CDS encoding Dinitrogenase iron-molybdenum cofactor, translating into MSNEVLRVGFSTNDGVVLEGHFGHCEKFAVYTIENRKVVNKEIVTAPEHTPGAFPKFMAEQKVNVVITGGMGQKAMDILRANKIEIILGASGKIEDVLKVYLEGNLVSDGAACAHHHHDHHEEHNCKH; encoded by the coding sequence ATGAGTAATGAAGTTTTAAGAGTAGGGTTTTCAACAAATGATGGAGTAGTATTGGAAGGACATTTTGGACATTGTGAAAAATTTGCTGTATATACTATTGAAAATAGAAAAGTTGTAAATAAAGAAATTGTAACTGCACCAGAACATACACCTGGAGCATTTCCTAAATTTATGGCTGAACAAAAAGTAAATGTTGTTATTACTGGAGGAATGGGACAAAAGGCAATGGATATACTTAGAGCAAATAAGATAGAAATTATACTTGGTGCAAGTGGAAAAATTGAAGATGTTTTAAAAGTATATCTTGAAGGAAATTTAGTTTCAGATGGAGCAGCTTGTGCTCATCATCACCATGACCACCATGAAGAGCATAACTGCAAACATTAA
- a CDS encoding Protein of uncharacterised function (DUF3298), which produces MLVVLFTACGGAKDITVDKLSFEKKSDTFSYNITVPQIKGSGNKNIEELNKELATGAESFATSIEKGENDTPEFYEEGFETFDNSFGITSILMSSYGISKGDANGYGTSQSINIRNKDGKLITFDDVFTKDGEAYLNEQVNAVVQGNSDRIVLNSNGDKVTIFFDEPEVNIRNASMYFELDDICFLFETYELTPHSEGKPVFRFPKTEIQKFLLK; this is translated from the coding sequence ATGCTAGTTGTATTGTTTACTGCTTGTGGAGGTGCAAAAGATATAACAGTAGATAAACTTTCTTTTGAAAAGAAAAGCGATACTTTTTCATATAATATTACAGTTCCTCAAATAAAAGGTTCTGGAAATAAAAATATCGAAGAATTGAATAAGGAATTGGCAACTGGTGCAGAATCTTTTGCAACTTCAATAGAAAAAGGTGAAAATGATACACCAGAATTTTATGAAGAGGGGTTTGAAACTTTTGATAATTCTTTTGGAATAACTTCTATATTGATGAGCTCATATGGAATTTCAAAAGGTGATGCAAATGGATATGGAACATCTCAAAGTATTAATATAAGAAATAAAGATGGAAAACTTATTACTTTTGATGATGTTTTTACAAAAGATGGGGAAGCATACTTAAATGAACAAGTGAATGCTGTCGTTCAAGGTAATAGTGATAGAATTGTTTTAAATTCAAATGGAGATAAAGTGACAATATTTTTTGATGAGCCTGAAGTAAATATTAGAAATGCCTCTATGTATTTTGAATTAGATGATATATGTTTCTTATTTGAAACTTATGAATTAACACCACATTCTGAAGGAAAACCAGTATTCAGATTCCCTAAAACAGAAATACAAAAATTCTTACTAAAATAA
- the ssb gene encoding Helix-destabilizing protein, translated as MNLVVLTGRLTRDPELKFGQSGKAYSRFSLAVDRPFQKGEADFINCVAFGKTAELIGEYLRKGRKVGVTGRLQMNRYEANGEKRTSYDVLVENIEFLESKSSGDSAGYEPHDYTAAAPTSAPKPSVKESEEAPFDDDDEFPF; from the coding sequence ATGAACTTAGTCGTTTTAACAGGAAGATTAACTAGAGATCCTGAATTAAAATTCGGACAAAGTGGAAAAGCTTATTCTAGATTTTCACTTGCAGTAGATAGACCATTCCAAAAAGGTGAAGCTGATTTTATCAATTGTGTAGCTTTTGGAAAAACTGCTGAACTTATAGGGGAATATTTGAGAAAAGGAAGAAAAGTTGGAGTTACTGGAAGACTTCAAATGAATAGATATGAAGCTAATGGAGAAAAGAGAACAAGTTATGACGTACTTGTTGAAAATATTGAATTTTTAGAATCTAAAAGTTCTGGAGATTCTGCTGGTTATGAGCCTCATGATTATACAGCTGCTGCTCCTACATCAGCTCCTAAACCATCTGTTAAAGAGTCTGAAGAAGCTCCATTTGATGATGATGACGAATTCCCATTCTAA
- a CDS encoding integration host factor subunit alpha, with protein MTEREFLSLYQKKRGLKSFNEAKEKVNMFWDTLFEALKENESVSFRGWGVFEKKVVPARRIMNINTKKIQYSTPRKTVRFRTGSNLSLRINDEKKLTK; from the coding sequence ATGACAGAAAGAGAATTTTTAAGTTTATACCAGAAAAAGAGAGGATTAAAAAGTTTTAATGAAGCAAAGGAAAAAGTTAATATGTTTTGGGATACTTTGTTTGAAGCATTGAAAGAAAATGAATCAGTAAGTTTTAGAGGGTGGGGAGTATTTGAAAAGAAAGTAGTTCCAGCTAGAAGAATTATGAATATAAATACTAAGAAAATTCAATATTCAACACCAAGAAAAACAGTTAGATTTAGAACAGGAAGCAATCTTTCTTTAAGAATTAATGATGAAAAAAAGCTGACTAAATAA
- the polA_2 gene encoding DNA polymerase I, producing MKKAVLLDVSAIMYRAYFANMNFRTKNEPTGAVYGFTNTLLSIIKEFSPDYIGAAFDVKRASLKRSEIYSEYKAQRDAVPEDLLLQIPRIEEVLDGFNINRFKIDGYEADDVMGTLSQKLSNEGIEVIVVTGDKDLAQILDKNVKIALLGKGEGGDKFKILETDEDVVEYLGVTSKMIPDFFGLIGDSSDGIPGVRKIGPKKAVPMLEKYGNLEGVYENIDKLTEIPGIGKSLIINMKEDKEIAFISRKLATIEKDIPLECKIDDLKYSIDNKKLLDLFKTLEFRVLVKKMGLDSPALSVEEKAPEPTSLQMGLFSTPSVQENESVEPVAKQRNFTVVDDEEKFKQFSDKLAGEKRLAFFYSGTGFAVSSLKDDFYIPLGHTPLFHKNLDLDKVKEFFRNSDSIFITYNFKPLLNEGIKIKNMDMDLMIAYHLISSQTKEGVEIPLEQLSGIDIAPYSEKFGKEAPGNLSTEEYGKFLVERSKGIMETYGIAMEEIKGKNLLEVLKETEMPLIKVLSAMERKGIKIDPVYFAKYEKELEILLNNLQKKIFEIAGEEFNLNSPKQLAEVLFFKLNLDPVKKTKTGLSTDEEVLEKLKNDGVEIASYILEYRKYAKLKNTYVDALPKLADSRDRLHTTFNQIGTTTGRLSSSNPNLQNIPVKTDEGMKIRQGFIADNGNVLMGIDYSQIELRVLAELSKDENLIAAYKNNEDLHRVTAKKYLNLKMERK from the coding sequence ATGAAGAAAGCTGTACTTTTAGATGTAAGTGCGATAATGTATAGAGCATATTTTGCGAATATGAATTTTAGAACTAAAAATGAACCTACTGGGGCAGTATATGGCTTTACTAATACACTTTTAAGTATTATAAAAGAGTTCTCCCCTGATTATATAGGAGCAGCTTTTGATGTAAAGAGAGCTTCATTAAAAAGAAGCGAAATATATAGTGAATATAAAGCCCAAAGAGATGCTGTTCCTGAAGATCTACTTTTGCAAATACCAAGAATAGAAGAAGTATTAGATGGGTTTAATATAAACAGATTTAAAATAGATGGATATGAAGCTGATGATGTAATGGGGACACTTTCTCAAAAATTATCAAATGAAGGAATAGAAGTAATAGTAGTCACAGGAGATAAAGATTTAGCACAGATACTTGATAAAAATGTTAAAATAGCTCTTCTTGGAAAAGGAGAAGGGGGAGATAAATTTAAAATACTGGAAACAGATGAAGATGTTGTAGAATATTTAGGAGTAACCTCTAAAATGATTCCAGATTTTTTTGGGTTGATTGGAGATTCAAGTGATGGAATACCAGGAGTTAGAAAGATAGGACCAAAAAAAGCTGTTCCTATGCTTGAGAAATATGGAAATTTAGAAGGCGTTTATGAAAATATAGATAAATTAACTGAAATACCAGGAATAGGAAAATCTCTTATAATAAATATGAAAGAAGATAAAGAAATAGCTTTTATAAGTAGAAAACTTGCTACTATAGAAAAAGATATTCCATTAGAATGTAAAATAGATGATTTGAAATATTCCATAGATAATAAAAAACTTTTAGATTTATTCAAGACTCTTGAGTTTAGGGTATTGGTAAAGAAGATGGGATTAGATTCTCCAGCACTTTCAGTTGAAGAAAAAGCACCTGAACCTACAAGTCTTCAAATGGGATTATTTTCAACTCCTTCTGTACAAGAAAACGAATCTGTAGAACCAGTAGCAAAACAGAGAAATTTTACTGTGGTAGATGATGAAGAAAAATTTAAACAATTCAGTGATAAATTAGCAGGAGAGAAAAGGTTAGCTTTCTTTTATTCTGGAACAGGATTTGCTGTAAGTTCTTTAAAAGATGATTTTTATATTCCTTTAGGACATACACCTTTATTTCATAAAAATCTTGATTTAGATAAAGTGAAAGAGTTTTTTAGAAATTCTGATTCTATATTTATAACATATAATTTTAAGCCATTACTAAATGAAGGTATAAAAATAAAAAATATGGATATGGATTTGATGATTGCTTATCATCTTATTTCTTCGCAGACTAAAGAAGGGGTAGAAATACCTCTTGAACAATTATCTGGAATAGATATAGCTCCATATTCAGAAAAGTTTGGAAAAGAAGCTCCAGGTAATCTTTCTACTGAGGAATATGGAAAATTTCTTGTAGAAAGAAGTAAGGGGATAATGGAAACTTATGGTATAGCAATGGAAGAGATTAAAGGGAAAAATCTTCTTGAAGTACTTAAAGAAACAGAAATGCCTCTTATAAAAGTACTTTCTGCAATGGAAAGAAAGGGAATAAAAATAGACCCTGTATATTTTGCTAAGTATGAAAAAGAATTAGAGATATTGTTGAATAATCTTCAAAAGAAAATATTTGAAATAGCTGGAGAAGAATTTAATTTAAATTCGCCCAAACAATTAGCAGAAGTATTATTTTTTAAGCTGAATTTAGACCCTGTAAAGAAGACTAAAACAGGACTTTCTACAGATGAAGAAGTATTGGAAAAATTGAAAAATGATGGAGTGGAAATAGCTTCATATATACTTGAATATAGAAAATATGCAAAATTAAAAAATACATATGTAGATGCTCTTCCTAAGCTGGCAGACAGCAGGGACAGGCTTCATACTACATTCAATCAGATAGGAACTACTACTGGAAGACTTTCATCATCTAATCCTAACCTTCAAAATATTCCTGTAAAAACAGATGAAGGAATGAAAATAAGACAGGGATTTATAGCTGATAATGGGAACGTTCTTATGGGAATAGATTACTCTCAGATAGAACTTAGAGTTTTAGCTGAGTTGTCAAAAGATGAAAACCTTATAGCAGCTTATAAAAATAATGAAGACCTTCATAGAGTAACAGCAAAAAAATATTTGAACTTGAAGATGGAGAGGAAGTAA
- the polA_3 gene encoding DNA polymerase I, thermostable: protein MAVNSVIQGTAAEILKKVMIEIFKVIENKEDISLLLQVHDELIFEIKEEKVEEYRTTIENIMRNSVKFDDVVLDINTNIGKNWAETK, encoded by the coding sequence ATGGCTGTAAATAGTGTAATTCAAGGAACTGCTGCAGAGATATTGAAAAAAGTCATGATAGAAATATTTAAAGTTATAGAAAATAAAGAGGATATATCTCTTTTATTGCAGGTACATGATGAACTCATATTTGAAATAAAAGAGGAAAAGGTAGAAGAGTATAGAACAACAATAGAGAATATAATGAGAAATTCTGTTAAATTTGATGATGTAGTTCTTGATATAAATACTAATATTGGTAAAAATTGGGCAGAAACAAAATAG
- the ribF_1 gene encoding Riboflavin biosynthesis protein ribF, whose protein sequence is MKIINDIFDTKEQFHNSYVAIGTFDGIHYGHQQLIEAAVEKAKENKGVSVVFTFANHPMEIIDASKTPKCINTLEEKIYILENMGIDYLILQPFNKNLLI, encoded by the coding sequence ATGAAGATAATCAACGATATTTTTGATACAAAGGAACAGTTTCATAATAGCTATGTTGCTATTGGAACATTTGATGGAATACATTATGGACATCAGCAGTTGATAGAGGCAGCTGTGGAGAAAGCAAAAGAAAATAAAGGAGTATCTGTTGTATTTACTTTTGCCAATCACCCTATGGAAATAATAGATGCTTCAAAAACACCTAAATGTATCAATACTTTAGAAGAAAAAATATATATTTTAGAAAATATGGGGATAGATTACCTTATCCTTCAGCCTTTCAACAAAAATTTGCTGATTTGA
- the ribF_2 gene encoding Riboflavin biosynthesis protein ribF: MTAIEFVEILKKDVDTKEIFVGFNFSFGEGGKAKTKDLIEIGKSMEIKVNEIPAVILDKQIISSTLIRKSIQHGEFEKVNKYLGHQFLIIGEVIHGKKIARQLGFPTANIKLSNRLYPPFGIYGAMVKIEGEDIERYGVVNIGVNPTLKPGERSVEVHILDFDGDIYGKKIYVEIMKFMRDEKKFSSIDELKKVIGNDVKNWQNFVKVRKNGYSSKDR, translated from the coding sequence TTGACAGCTATAGAATTTGTAGAAATATTAAAAAAAGATGTAGATACTAAAGAAATATTTGTAGGATTTAATTTTTCCTTTGGAGAAGGAGGAAAAGCAAAAACTAAAGATCTTATAGAAATTGGGAAAAGTATGGAAATTAAAGTCAATGAGATACCTGCTGTAATACTTGATAAACAGATTATTAGTTCTACTTTGATAAGAAAAAGCATTCAACATGGAGAATTTGAAAAGGTAAATAAATATCTTGGACATCAGTTTCTTATAATTGGTGAGGTAATTCATGGAAAAAAAATTGCAAGACAGCTTGGTTTTCCCACTGCTAATATAAAATTATCAAACAGGTTGTATCCTCCCTTTGGAATATATGGTGCTATGGTAAAAATAGAGGGAGAGGATATTGAAAGGTATGGGGTAGTTAATATAGGAGTCAATCCTACTTTGAAACCAGGAGAGAGAAGTGTTGAGGTCCATATACTTGATTTTGATGGAGATATTTATGGGAAAAAAATATATGTAGAAATAATGAAGTTTATGAGAGATGAGAAAAAATTTAGTTCCATAGATGAATTGAAGAAAGTAATAGGAAATGATGTAAAAAATTGGCAGAATTTTGTAAAAGTGAGGAAAAATGGATATAGTTCTAAAGATAGATAA
- the scpA gene encoding Segregation and condensation protein A, giving the protein MDIVLKIDNFEGPLDLLLHLIEKKKLKISEIKISQIIDEYLSVLEQAKDENFHIKVEFLVVASELLEIKASTLLTINDEQNKEKELKRRLEDYKLFKEIAVKIADMENEYNISYSRGEGRKIIKKVAKEYDLSKLKAGDLYSSYVKYLKKNEDDEYMELHLDKQYTLKDEMDKLYLKTFSQNRTFDSLFGEAENRMHLVYIFLAILELYKDGLILIDGDMVMRNKHELQTN; this is encoded by the coding sequence ATGGATATAGTTCTAAAGATAGATAATTTTGAAGGGCCTTTGGACCTTCTTCTTCATCTTATAGAGAAAAAAAAATTAAAAATATCTGAAATAAAAATATCTCAAATAATAGATGAGTATCTTTCTGTACTGGAACAGGCAAAAGATGAGAATTTTCATATAAAAGTGGAATTTCTTGTTGTAGCTTCTGAACTTTTAGAAATAAAAGCTTCTACCCTTCTCACTATTAATGATGAACAGAATAAAGAGAAGGAATTGAAAAGAAGATTAGAAGATTATAAGCTTTTTAAAGAAATAGCTGTAAAAATTGCAGATATGGAAAACGAATATAATATCTCTTATTCAAGAGGAGAAGGAAGAAAGATAATTAAGAAAGTAGCTAAGGAATATGATCTTTCAAAATTGAAAGCTGGAGATTTGTACAGCTCATATGTAAAGTACCTTAAAAAGAATGAAGATGATGAATATATGGAACTTCATTTAGATAAGCAGTATACTTTGAAAGATGAAATGGATAAATTATACTTAAAAACCTTTTCACAAAATAGAACTTTTGATTCACTTTTTGGGGAAGCAGAAAATAGAATGCACCTAGTATACATATTTCTTGCAATACTTGAATTATATAAAGATGGACTTATACTCATAGATGGAGATATGGTTATGAGGAATAAACATGAATTACAAACAAATTAA